The genomic stretch GGTTGGAGTTCCCAGAGGTTGTGTCTGATGCGATAGACTGTTCCCTCTCCCGGCAAATTAATGGAGGAGAAATGATCTTTCCAACAACTTGACGGGTTATCAAGCTCCAGGCTTTTTCGCCAAATATTATTTAATATGTCTGTACATTTCTTGCGTGATAGACCTATACCCATTCGGTGAGCTAAACGCATAATGAATTCCAAACGAGCGTTTGTTGCATTTTCAGAAGAAGGACTCCAGCTACGAACATGTTTTTTGGGCACGGATCCGCTCTCTCTGAAGTAGTATTCACGATTGGTAGGTTGAAAGAAATCATCTGTAGGGGAGACATTGTCTGGAAACAGAATAGACCCATTCTTCCTAAAACTATCCAGCAATATTTGAAATAATGTCCACACCTCATTTATGGACAGTTTCCAGGGTGAGTTTGTTAATGGGATTGGCGCCTTCCAATTTTCTGGCTTCACTAAAGAGAAGCCGAGACATCCCAACCCTTCCAGGCCAATTCTATTATCAATGCTCAAAAGTTCATAAAGTACCCATTTCCAGACTTCGTTCTCCTGTTCTTGTAAACTTTTGTCAGGGAAGAGATTCAGTTGGCTTACTTGTTGTCTGAGGGGAGGGATTAAATCCTGAACTCTCCATCTGTTTTCAAGAATTTTATCCCCATTTTCACTTATTGTCTTAAGGATTAGATGTCTCCTGAGTATTTGAGAGTAGGTACGACTGAGATAGGGAGCAAAAAAGGCGGCGTCCTGTCGGCTATCAGAAAAAATCAATAATTGTCGTCCATCACTACTTTCTCCAGCCGAAACTTCATTAGATACACCTATCCCCGTCGTTGAAGACCAGTCATCGGAAGCTATGCCATCATGTTCTGAATGTTTTTCGGATTCTCTATCCCGTGATGGAATCTGCTGGTAGAGAGAAGTTGCCAAAACGCTGGCGATTGCATCTTTGCCGAGGAGGAAACGCCATACCATAGAACCTTGGGGATTTGTTCTTGTACAGGCAGGACACTTATGGACTTTTCCGTCCTTGGATTTAACTCTGAGTATTTCAAAGTAATTTTCTTCACTGCAATCGCAAAATCCATTTATTAAATTGGCTTTATCAATGGCTCCGCATGCACCGCAAATTTTATATCTGTCTCCTTTTAAGTCTTCTTCCAAAGTTGCCAATTCATCTTCGTTATCTGGCAACAACTGACTATGCTCATCGAGAAGTAGATAATATTCCAGCTTTTCAGCGCTTTCAAAGTATTGCTTTCCTGGCTGCTTAAAAATATTTTTGCCTTCGTCTTCCTGGGTTTCGCCTACCAGGTATGTAGCACCACACTGACGACAGGTTCCTATCTCGAACACAGGATATTTCTTCTCATCATATTTGAATGTCTCGTGGCGTTCCAAATAGATTTTCTTTTCTGGAAGCAGGCTCAGATAGGCACCTTCAATGGCTCGCACAAACAGATGATATCTGGCTGGAATAAGCGGTTGATCATCTTCGCTTGGTTTGGATCGAATGGCAAGATCAACCAGGGCCACAAGGGCGTTTTGAGAGTTTGCTGCATCATGGAATATCTTCTCTGCAGCTTTATTCAGGAGTTGTGGTTTCTGTTCGAGAATTCCTCTTAGTGAAATTAACCTGCCATCTCCTTTTAGTACGTAAAATAAAAAACGCTTGTATTCATTGTCAGCTCGTAGTTCGGAATATTCAAGTGTTTTGATTGGTACGCCATTTCCTCTCCCTGTTTTTACCAAGGCAGGGATTATGCTATCGAGTGGAGTTTCATTGATAATTTTTTGCCATTCTTCATATAAATAAGAATCTGGTTTCCCCCAGGAAGCACCTAATTCTGCCATTGATTGATGAACGGCACCAATAACATCTTGCGGCTCAAACAACTCTCCAAACAGTTCTCGGGCAAATCTTGCGACATCACCAAATTCCCTTTCTCCACTTCCGAGCGTAGCGCTGGTAGCAATGCACTGAATTCGGCCGGGCTCATTTTGAACTACACGGTCTTTAAGACGTCTGAGTAACATTGCCATTTCAATTCCCTTGGCTCCGTTATAGGTATGTGCTTCATCAATTATAATAAATTTCCAATAATTTGCGTATTCTCCGTCGAAAAAGACGTGGTCTTCGGGACGAAGCATTAAATATTCAAGCATAGCGTAATTGGTAAGCAGAATGTGAGGAGGTTTTTCTTTCATCTGTTCTCGAGAGACGAGTTCATTTGGCAGGGGTTCCTTATTATTATACATTTTTCGGTATTTATCTTCCCCCGCTTTCTGCTTTCGTTCTGTCTCGCCGGTATAGCGCCCAAAGGTTATATCAGGATAATTCTTAAGGAGTGCACGCATTCGCTTTAACTGGTCATTTGCCAAAGCATTCATGGGATAGAGCAAGAGGGCGCGCACACCCGGTGTTAGTTTGTCATCCTCCTTTTGACGGAACAGATGGTTAAGAATAGGCACTAAGAATGCTTCTGTCTTACCGCTGCCAGTACCGGTGGCTACAACAATGTTTCTGTTAGCCCCCACTACTTGGCGAACAGCAGCTTCCTGGTGCCTATATAGAGGGCGATTCAACGGGAGGTCCCCAGATTTGAGGTTCCTAAATTGATCGGACAGAAGCCCTTCACACACCAATTCTTCCAAAGATTTCCCAGTTTCAAAGGGCGGTGTGGCCTCTAAAATAGGTCCTTTCACAAACTTTTCAGGTTGTAACTCCTCCATAAATTGGGCTTGAAGGTAAGGATGTTTCAATCGAAATGAAGTAGATAGATAGGCTCTGTATCTATCCGTGATAGACTTAGTTGTTTTAATGGGATCGAGTGACATTGGTTAATCCTTTAATTTAAGAACTTGAATTTCATTTTAAATTCCGGATGGTCCTCACCAAGTGATATTGGTGATAAAATGTTTTGTTCATGCCCCATTCCTCTTTCTTTTTTATAACGTTTAAGACTCCAGAATAGCTCTTTACATAATGTACAAAAAAATACACCATCGTTGTCATTATCTTGCAAAGAATCAATTAAATGCTTTGTTGAAATATATTCAAACTTCACCGGATTAAACACATCTGTTCCGGTTTCAAACGTTGACCTTCCAGCAACTGAAATATTCCCCACATACCAGCCCTCATGATATTGATATATTTTTACTTTCGAATCCACTCCATCTGGTAAAGTTCTTTTGCTTATCCTTCCTTCTATATCAATATTGTATCTGTATTTTAGTGTATGTTTATGGCCATTCTTATCTATGACAGATATGATGTTGATTTTCCCCTTCAGTATTTCTTCAACTACTTGAATATCGATAGTGTTTAAATAATCATCTGGTGGCATAGTAGGTTTCGTCGACGACCATGAATTCTCATCATCAACATCTATATGAACCCGGTATTCTCCCGGCGGAATCCTTTCTTTTTCTTCCTCAATCTCCATGCCATAAGAATCTTCGGGTACTTGCCACTCATCGAAGTCTGAATTTGGTGAATCGATCTTCCACAATCTAATAACTCGTTGCCCTTCTGATTTTCCTTTCTCCCCTTTCCATGATATTTTTAGAATTAACATGCCGTTGCGAAATTGTTGAATACATTCTATGTCTTCAACTTCCCATCTTGTTCGTACCGTAAACAGTTCAACATTGTCTATCGAAAGCTCTGAATCGGGAACTGTTAGTTCAAATGTTTGCAGCGGTTCATCGTCTTCTCTCAAGGTATCGCTAAAGCCTAAAAGGTCAAATCTAACCTTCCCTTCACATATTTTCTTTTCTGATACTTGATCTATATCAATAGGACTTAGTCGTCCTTGACCGTTGATAAAAGAGGGCATGGTTACAATAAGAGAAAGCGATTCCTGGGCATTCTCCAAATCTCCAAACCAAATTTCTTCTACCTTGTTTGACTCTGAAGAATATTCGTTATTTGGCATACCATCGAGCCGCCATGTCAATCTCGGAATTTCAATAGTTATTGGAACAGGAATCAAATTGCCTTTAGGGAAAGTATATCGCAATATTCCATGGATACTATGCTCTGAAGAGATAGTTTCTAACCTGTATGAACCTCTTTTGAAGTCAATAATTTTTACCTGGCCTCGAGGCTCAAATTTCATTTGTTCAAGCCCATCAAGTGTTAGCTTAACTTGTGCGGTGCCTTCTTCACAGGGCAAATAAATGTCCTTGTCGAACCCTAATTTTAGATGAGGAACAATACAAAAACTTAAGCGCTTGAAAATGTGCCGGACATCATTTCTTAATCGAACTGTAAACCTACCAACAGGGTTTTTCCCTATGCATTTTTCGTTAGATAGGGGTATTATAAGTAGGCCATCATTCCTATCTATGTTCGATATTTCCTCCAACTCGTTGAGCCGATAATGCTTTGATTCAACCAATGTGCTATCGCTGTTTTTAGGGATAGAAACTACCCATCCTTTTATTTCAGCATTATTTTCAACTGGAATGCAAATGCTTGGAGGTTCTCCAACGTATATATTTTCTTCCTCTGAACAGCATCCCCTCAGGATCTGCCCACCATAAAGCGTTGGTTCAAGCTTTCTTTCCATCGAAATTGATACTTTGTATTTATTATTTTGTTTATCTACCAAATTCAGTTGCCCAACATTGCTAAGATCTACTTTTAGGTATTTATATTCCCTCCATTTCCCATGTAAATCAGCGACCTCAATAACAATTCGATTTGGCTCGAGAAAAAATTCTTTATGCAATACAATTAAGACTTCCCCTTTGGGTAATTCCGCTTCATGGATCAACCTTTTTGAATTACTGCTAAAGGCCATGAAAGGCTGAGTTATGCTCATGCCCTGAATATTCCAGCACCAAATAATCTGGTCATCGCTTTTTAGAGTGAATTTATATATATACGATGGAAAAGGCAAGGGGAAATCAAGTTCCTCTGTTGCTAAGCAATCTTTATTATATTGATAAGCCCGTAACAATTGTTCTTTCTGTGAATACTGTTTATCTTCGTTAATTATTAAACAAATACCTGAAATCTTATCGGAAATTGAGAAGCGCTGTGATGGGAAGTGAACTTTGATTTCGATCAGAGCAGGATCAAAATATATCAGGGGACTTCTAAATCTATCCAGTTTCTCAGGACTTACGATTTCATCTCCTCCTTCACTGATTTTGCAATATTCTTTCCACCATTCTTCGAACCTTGCAACTACTCTCTCTGGTAGTCCAGTTTCATCCGCAGAAGGTACACTTTGTTCAGTCATGGCCTGATTCACCATTTGGGCAGATTGAACAAGGAAATCCCTCGCGGTATCGCCACCATAAAGCAAGAATCTTCGGGTAGGTTCATCCACATAAGGAAATGGTTCCGGAATTTGTTCGAGTTTTTCTTTTAATTCAGTTGTCTTTTGTTTAATTTGTTCAATTTCTAAATCAAGTCTGTCAATTTCCGAATTATAGTAACTTTTATCTTTGCCATTCTTTTGAGCCCCGTTTTTTTCTCGTTCCAAGCTCTCTAAGTCAGGATATGCCTTTATTAAATCTTTTTTAAGTAATTCTGTTTGGAGTTGAGCATTACGCTGCTGTTCCAATCGTTCAATGCCTAATTGAATATCGCCATTTCCCAATTCAGCAAGATGATCATCAATTTCCTGTAGTTCTTTAACTATAAGCTCCTTATTAACCATTAATTCTCTAATATTACTTTCTTTCTCTTCAATTTGTTGTTCGGCTTGAATGGCCGATCGTTTATTGTTTTGGGCTTCGGCGAGTTTAGTTTTTATGGTCATAACCACATGTTTTATATCACCGGTGGTAGCAACACCGACAGTTTCTGCTACATTTTTTATCCCACTGATTTGTTCATAGGTTTCCATTTCTTTATAGCCCCGGATTTCATGCAATTGGCAAAGGGTTTCATGTTTTTCACATAATTGCTCTAAATTATGGATAAGTTCAGTTTGGGGCCACTCTATTACCTTTTTTCCAACAGGAAGTTTTTTTAGCATTTCTGAGATTTCAACCTGCATTTCTTGCGCTGTCTTTTCTCTCTTTATAAAACGGGGGGAAAGGTGATTCATCCATTTCTTAATGACTGTTAACAGCTTCGTAAAATAGGTTCTTTTTATAATCGATTCGCTTATTCTAATAGAATTAAATTTTTCGATTCTATCTTTCAAATTATCTAAGGGTAACTCCCGGATAATTAATGCAAATTTTTCGTTCCATGGTTCAAAAAATATTGATTGTGCATCTTTTTCTATCCGTTCTTTAAGCAGGTTTTCTTCTGCCTTGAGTTCAGTCACTCGTAGGAGTTCTTGTTCTAATTTCGGCAAGATGTTGATACATTGATTAATGGCACCTGAATGGGCTAATACCTCTTTATCTACTTCTGAAAATTTCTTTCTTTGCTGTTCACATTGTTTTTTTTCACTTTCTAATTTTTCAATCTCTTTTTGAAGTTTTTGAATTGCCCAATTTTTCTTGCTTTTGTAT from Syntrophales bacterium encodes the following:
- a CDS encoding DEAD/DEAH box helicase yields the protein MSLDPIKTTKSITDRYRAYLSTSFRLKHPYLQAQFMEELQPEKFVKGPILEATPPFETGKSLEELVCEGLLSDQFRNLKSGDLPLNRPLYRHQEAAVRQVVGANRNIVVATGTGSGKTEAFLVPILNHLFRQKEDDKLTPGVRALLLYPMNALANDQLKRMRALLKNYPDITFGRYTGETERKQKAGEDKYRKMYNNKEPLPNELVSREQMKEKPPHILLTNYAMLEYLMLRPEDHVFFDGEYANYWKFIIIDEAHTYNGAKGIEMAMLLRRLKDRVVQNEPGRIQCIATSATLGSGEREFGDVARFARELFGELFEPQDVIGAVHQSMAELGASWGKPDSYLYEEWQKIINETPLDSIIPALVKTGRGNGVPIKTLEYSELRADNEYKRFLFYVLKGDGRLISLRGILEQKPQLLNKAAEKIFHDAANSQNALVALVDLAIRSKPSEDDQPLIPARYHLFVRAIEGAYLSLLPEKKIYLERHETFKYDEKKYPVFEIGTCRQCGATYLVGETQEDEGKNIFKQPGKQYFESAEKLEYYLLLDEHSQLLPDNEDELATLEEDLKGDRYKICGACGAIDKANLINGFCDCSEENYFEILRVKSKDGKVHKCPACTRTNPQGSMVWRFLLGKDAIASVLATSLYQQIPSRDRESEKHSEHDGIASDDWSSTTGIGVSNEVSAGESSDGRQLLIFSDSRQDAAFFAPYLSRTYSQILRRHLILKTISENGDKILENRWRVQDLIPPLRQQVSQLNLFPDKSLQEQENEVWKWVLYELLSIDNRIGLEGLGCLGFSLVKPENWKAPIPLTNSPWKLSINEVWTLFQILLDSFRKNGSILFPDNVSPTDDFFQPTNREYYFRESGSVPKKHVRSWSPSSENATNARLEFIMRLAHRMGIGLSRKKCTDILNNIWRKSLELDNPSSCWKDHFSSINLPGEGTVYRIRHNLWELQPGTINKDLQWYHCDKCNNITLLNLRGVCPTYRCQGELQRCNPEEVFADNHYRNLYSGVLPLRMEAKEHTAQLTSDAAADLQTQFIVGKVNVLSCSTTFELGVDVGELESVFMRNVPPSAANYIQRAGRAGRRIDSTAFALTFCQRRSHDLVHFNDPMRMVSGEIKPPHFKIENEKIVKRHVYATALAKFWKDNPKMFGDVESFFFKGDKKGSDLFKEYLDNKPNDLYKILKRIVPETLYKDLGIGAWGWVSGLFDKNDGVLLKATEEAQSDVEELEKARKQLIDENRPSDYILRVVNTIKNRYLINFLSSRNVIPKYGFPVDVVELQILHHSDEAKRLELARDLRIALSEYAPSSQIVAGGKLWTSRYLKKIPQREWPKYRYAICEHCQLYQRGHEGSEVPLDNCKGCGQPLEGRNQGIFLKPEFGFIASTKRPAEPGEGQPEKTYTTRTYYSGNSDRRDELTVKLKNNVTFRAVPASHGEMAVINHAGYQGFRICHKCGHTILGNEKAETPHKAPWGTNCSGRLKRYYLGHEYMTDILQLHFKGYANSDVGFWFSILYALLEGTSEALDIDRQDLDGCLYAYTGDPTMPALILFDDVPGGAGHVHRIAKDETTIKQILQSVHQRMKKCECGGEEGHASCYGCLRNYRNQFCHDKLDRGKVINFLEEYFK